The Oscillatoria acuminata PCC 6304 genomic interval CCCCGGCGGTTGTCGCTGCTGCGGTTGTCACTGCTTACGACTCTTGTAACGCTTTCAATACCGTGTCGTGGATGGTGCCATTGCTAACAACGATGCCTTGATTGTTGACCATTTTTTTACCCATCCCAAAGGGTAAAGAATTGCCATGCATATCCGTGACACGCCCTCCCGCTTCTTCAACCACGATCGCCCCGGCGGCATGGTCCCAGATATTCTCTCGGTAGTCTGGGGTTTTGGGAGAGGGTAAGCGCATATATAATGCCGCTTGTCCTGATGCGACAATTCCATATTTGGCTTGGGAATCCATTCGCACAGATTCAGCGGTGAATCCGACGGCTTTGGCGACAGAAGTTTGCCTGGATTGGTCGCCGTGACTGGCTTCTACGCTTTCTACAAACCGCATATTTTCCACATCATCAGCGGCAACGACTCGCAACGATCGCCAGGTTCCGCCCGAGATTGCCTGCATTGTTGCCCCTTCTCCCCGGACGGCTACAAATAAGGTCCCCTCTTCTCCCGACTCTAAATTAAGGGCGGGACAAGCCATAACGCCGACTTTCACCTCGTTGTCTTCAATTAAGGCGATCGCCACGGCATATTGATCCTGTCTCAAAAATCCTTTAGTCCCATCAATCGGGTCTAGGGTCCAAAATCTTCCCCCAACTTCGCCATTGCCGCGATCGATCCAATCGGCAACCTGTTCCGGCGTCGCATCGGGAACCAGGGACTGGACATGATGCGTGACTTTTGTCAGTTGTTCGGAATTGCTTCGCAGATCCGTCGCATCTTCTTCCCCCACGATCGCATCTTCGGGAAATGCCGCATCCAATGCTTTGCAAATCAACGCCTGAGACCCATAATCTGCCACGGTGACGGGGCTTTTATCAATTTTTTCCATAGCAACCGGAATCTCCCGGCGTACTGCTTGGCAAAGTTTAGCAGCCGCGATCGCCGCATCAATGGCAACTTGTTTTTCCCGTTCGTATGACATCCTAAACCTCTTCAAACAAATAGAGACGCGACGTCGCGTCTCTACAAACTTTAGACTCTTGCTAATCCCAAGTCTAGTCAGATTAAACGATAAACAGCAAAACGATTCCGCCGATGATCATTCCGCCACTCATCAAAAAGGACCAGAAGCGATGATAACTGTTCACCTTTGTCTCATTCTGGGTTTCTAACTGGATCAAATCCATCCAGGGGGCGACTCCCCGGCGAAACCAACCCAAGGTATGAACCTGCATTCCAATCAGGCTTTTCACCTTCTTCATGCCAAATAGGAAATTGCCAATCGGACCAAATCGGGAGGCATAACGCAGAAATAGCAATCCACTGGGGTCTTGCAGTTTCAAATCGGACCCGAAAGTATATCCCGCATCTCCCCGTCCAATCAATTCGCCTTTGAGTTTAGCCGGTTTACCCCGCAATGGACTGGCGTAGGGGTCCGCCATTAAGGTGAGAATATCGGTTTCTGGGGCGCGATCGAAGTTGGGGAACATGACTAAGGTTTTCACCAAGAGGCCAATTCCCAAGCCCAGTAAGGGATAGGCAAGAAGCGCAAAGTCTCCTGGGGGTATGGGTAAGACGAACCAGGCGATCGCCCCTGCAATCAATCCAATCATCGGGGCCATATAGAGGAATAAATCCCCGACAAAAGTGCCGTATAGCTTACTCTTACTCAGAGTCCGACCTTCTCCCATAATCCGCCCCATGTCGAACTCGATGTCTAATCCTAACTGTTCGGCGTAGGTACTTAAGGCGCGAACCCGCTTGCCGGTTAAGGGGTGAGTGGAGTTCAACTCCATCCACCATCCCCAGGGATTAAACATATCCCAAAGAAACACTCGCCCAATTTGTTCGGGTTTGCTGGAAATTCGATAGGTAGTGCCTGTGGAGGTGGCGGCTTTATGGTCGTAGATGCCTAATGCCCGAGTTCCTTCCACTAACCGACTGGGTTCTGTGGCTTTTTGCCCTTCTTCTACTAACCCATAAGCAATTTTAACCAGTGCCCGGGAGAGGGCGTTGGGGTTGCCGGTGGTTTCTGCTGCAAAGCGATCGGCAAAATATTCCCGAGTTCGCGAGAGGTACAACAGCAAATAAGTACCCACCAGATAAAAAATGTAGGCAGCCATTGCTACTTGACCAGCTATATCCTTGGCTTTTCCCCCCCCACGTCCCATCCGACTGGCATACACATAAATCAAATAGGTAATTTGAACTAAGGTGGAGGCGACTGTCATCACCGCAAAGTCCCAATGGACGATGTGACCCAGTTCGTGGGCGTAGACGGTGGCCGTTTCATCATCATCAAGATAGGTAAAGAGTCCCTCGCTGACGACTAAACGGGCGCTATTGGGGAGAGACCCATAGGTAAAGGCGGTGGGGTTTTGGTCGTCGATAATCCCCAAACGCGGTTGTTTCAGATTTTTGTCGGCACAAATCTGGCGGATAATTTCTGCCGACTCAGGACTCTTGCGATTCAGTTCCGTGAGGTCGATCCAGCGAGTCCCATACAGCCACTGCTGGGTTAAATCCATAATCCAAGGGGATAGGAAAAAGGCGGCGATATTAAAGACGAGGGTACCCACAATTGAGATCACTAAGCCCATCCCTGGATTCTCGCTGTTGAGAATTAGGGAAACGCCTAAACACAACACGAAAACCATCCCAAACATGAGGGTCATGGTAACGACTGAAGCAAAGGCGAGATTGCCTCCAACTCCAGTCATCATCAGCTTAACGCCAGTAGTACCGCTACGTCCCGCTTTCGGGAAAGAGGTTTCAGACATAAACACTCTCCATGTCACGATTACACAGTGAACAGGTTCTAAACACCCAAAGCTTGGTAATTTAGTCAAGCCCCTGGGGAAAGTTTTCTATCCTTTCTGTCATAACCTACAAGTCCGGGTTTTTGGTCTAAAACTCCACAAAAGTTAAAGAATTGGCTATAGCATGAAAAAAGTTAAGACCGTGGGTTAAAGTCAACCTTTCCTTGGTCGTTGGTCGTTGGTCATTGGTCATTGGTCATTGGTCCTTGGTCATTAGTTGAGTATTCAGTAATCCAAAGGACAAAGGACAAAGGACAAACGACCAATGACCAACGACTCGCCCGCCCAGATTTTGGGGTCTAGGGTTGGTGTCAAAAACTACAGTCTTAACGGGCAAATCTACGGGATAAAATTACAATGACATCCATGCAAATTGGTTCGGAAAATCTAGTTACAATTGCTCAATCCACGGCGATTGCTGCCCGGAAATTGGGGATACTCTCCACGGAGGCGAAAAATCAGGCGATCGAGGCAGTCGCCCAATCTTTACAATCTGCTGCCTCCGAAATTGTTGCTGCCAATGCCAAAGATTGTGAAATTGCCCAAGCGGATGGCATTTCCAAACCCCTTTACAACCGTTTAAAAATGGACCGGACCAAACTAGAGGCAACCATTGCCGGAGTTCGAGATGTGGGGAAACTCCCGGATCCGGTGGGTGAGATTCAGCTTCATCGGGAATTGGATGAGGGCTTAATTCTCAAGCGAGTTTCTGCACCATTGGGGGTGGTTGCGGTGATTTTTGAAGCCCGTCCCGAGGCAGCAATTCAAATTTCTGCCCTAGCGATTAAATCGGGCAATGGAGTGATTTTAAAAGGCGGGAAAGAGGCGAATCATTCTTGTGCAGCCATTGTTAAAGCAATTCGCCAAGGGTTGGCCCAGACGGAGGTTGACCCGGATGTTGTGCAGTTGTTAACGACAAGAGAAGAAACGTTAGCGTTATTAAAATTAGATAATTTTGTAGATTTAATTGTACCGAGAGGGTCAAATGAGTTTGTGCGGTTTGTTCAGGACAATACTCGCATTCCGGTTTTGGGTCATGCGGAGGGGATTTGTCATTTGTATGTAGATGCCTCGGCAGACATTGAAAAAGCGGTGACGATCGCCGTTGATTCTAAAACTCAGTATCCGGCAGCTTGTAATGCGATCGAAACCTTGCTGGTTCATGAGGCAGTCGCCCCAGAATTTTTACCCCAAGTTGCTGCTGCACTCCAAGGGCGTCAGGTGCAATTACGGTTGGATCAGAAAAGTCAAGCTATCCTGAAAAATACCCCCAATTTACAGGATTGGGAACCGGCAACGGAGGAGGATTGGAAAACCGAATATACGGACTTGATTTTATCGATTAAGGTGGTCGATTCTTTAGAAGAGGCGATCGCCCATATCAATACTTATGGATCCGGTCATACCGATGCGATCGTCACTGAAGAACAATCGGCTGCAAATCTGTTTCTGTCTCAAGTTGCCTCTGCCGGAGTCTTCCATAATTGTTCCACCCGCTTTGCTGATGGATTCCGCTATGGTTTCGGGGCTGAAGTGGGAATTAGTACCCAAAAAATGCCGCCCCGAGGTCCTGTTGGACTAGAAGGATTAGTCACTTACAAATATCAATTAGTCGGCAAGGGTCAAGTGGTGGCAACCTATTCCGGTCCCGAGGCTAAATCCTTCACCCATCGTAATTTAGCTTAAGACTGAGAGGGGAAAAATAGGTTTTTTCCTCTTTAAAAGAATGTAGAGGCGATTCGCGAATCGCCTCTACATTTCGGGGTAATGTAAAAACCCTGAAAATCATCAATTGTTCACCTAAAATTGCACCATTAAATTCTTTCAGTAACGGCATGAAAGTATTCACAAAAGCTGCTCTCATCCGAGTAGCAGTGTTATCACTCATCGTGATTTTTGGACTAACATTAGGCTGGAATACCGTGATTAATATGCCTGGAAAAAGTTATGCGGGAGACTTACCCCCCTTAACTGAACGCGAACAAGCCTTGCAAGTTGAACTCCGCCAATCCATCGAAAACATTGCCGGAGAAGACATTGGCGAACATAACTATTTTTACTACAATCAATTAGAAGCGGTTGCGGATTGGATAGAATCGGAATTTACCGCTGTAGGTTATGAAGTGAAACGACAAACCTATGAAGTCAATGGGCAGCAGTTTCATAACTTAGAAGTTGAAAAAATTGGCACCAAAAAACCCGAGGAAATCATCGTGATTGGCGCTCATTATGATTCGGTGGTGGGGTCTCAAGGCGCAAATGATAATGGCAGTGGAACCGCAGCGGTATTAGCCATAGCCCGGGAATTTGCAGACAAATCAACGGCGCGAACCTTGCGATTTGTAGGATTTACCAATGAGGAACCGCCGTTTTTTTGGACCGAAAATATGGGCAGTTTTGTCTATGCCAAACGCTGTCGCGATCGCCAGGAAAATATTGTGGGAATGCTCAGTTTAGAAACAATGGGCTACTATTCTGACCAGCCCGGTTCTCAACAGTATCCCCTCGGATTATTAAACCTCGTCTATCCCATCACCGGAAATTTTATTACCTTTGTCAGCAATCTCCCCTCGGGAAATTTCTTGCGAGAGGTGATTGGTTCCTTCCGCAGTCATACCCAATTTCCCTCAGAAGGTGCAGCGATGCCAGGGGCAACACCCGGGGCTGGTTGGTCGGATCATTGGTCATTTTGGCAGTTTGATTATCCCGCCCTAATGGTCACCGATACCGCCCCCTTTCGCTATCCCTTTTATCATACGATGCAAGACACCCCAGATCAAGTCAATTATGACCGCCTCGCCCGAGTGGTATCCGGTTTAGAACGGGTCATCGAAGAACTCGCCCAGGGGAGAATTGCCGCGTCGATTTAATCCCTTCAGGTTCAAAGTGGATTCTTTGGACCCGCTTTGTCGTTCTGTTCGGCAGTTTTATCCCCTCAATCCCCAGGCGTGAATCCGATTATTTCTTAGCAGCAGTAGTTGCTTTTTTCGAGCTATTATATTGATAGGTTAAATCATCAACGGTCCAAACTTTATCTTGTTTAACCAGTTTCATTTGCACGAGAACTTCCCGACCTGTTTTAGAAATCACGGTGACATCCAGACAGTGAACATCCTCCTCAGTCGTGGGAATTGACATGGTAGTGCGCTGATACTGATTTAGTTTGTGGGTTTTGATGAATTTAGCAAATTGTTGTTTAGAGGTTTTGCTTTTAAAGCGATCGCTGGTGGACTGATAGGCCCCATTGATATCCCCTTGGCCAATTTGAGCAAAAAAGGCCCCGATCGCCTGGGGTAATCCTTTGGTTTTGGAAAAAATAATCAGGGAAACGCTAATCCAAATCAGGACGATTCCCCCGACGATGACACCTACTCCAATTCCCACATACGATAACCAAGGTTGAAAGGATTCCACAGTACACTCCTAAACTGATCAATGAAATGACAAAAAAATCATAGGGTGAAGGGTTATCCCCACAAACAGATCCCCAAAGGGGATAACCCCTGTCTGGTCTTACCATAAAAAAGCCCCTAGAGCAAGGGTTCCAGCTTAGGAGTGGGGAGTCGCCGGCAGTCGCAGGGACTGTCTATAACTGCAAAAATTCCCCTGAACTTTAGGGGACTGAATCCGGAAATCTTCCGGATTTCAGCGACCGAGTGAGTACAGTAGCTATTAGGGCGAAGGAACAGAATGATCAACAAAGGAAGATGAGACGAGGCAACCCCACCGAGAGGGGGTAAAATCTCTTAACCCTTTTACCCCTTATCCCCAATTGAAATATCAGGAGAAGTTACGATGACCTATCGGATACTGAGCATCGATGGTGGCGGAATTCGTGGTGTATTAGCGGCGCGAATGTTGCAACGGATTGAAGAACGACTAGAGTTGCCGTTACGAGATCATTTTGATTTAATTGCGGGAACTTCCACGGGATCAATGGTGGGTGCGGCGATCGCGATGGGAATTCCCTGCGAGAAAATTGTCCAACTTTACCGGAAAAAGTCTAAAAAAGTCTTTCCCTACAGGAGCCGGTGGACCCTCAAGCGACTCCCGTTACTACTACAGCATGGTCCTTCTGCACCGAAGTTTTCCGAAGCAGGACTGATCCGGATGCTCAAAGATTTATTGGGCGAGAAGCGCTTGTCCGATATTAACCCAGCCAAGCTGTTAATTACCAGTTACGATACCATTGGCCGATCGCCCATTATTTTTAAAAGCTGGAAAGAGAAATTTGCTAATGTTCCGGTATGGGAAGCGTGCCTCTGTTCCGCTTCTGCTCCTACCTTCTTTCCGGCACACCGATTAGTCATTGATGGCGAGGTGATGTCGGCAATTGATGGCGGTTTAGCTGCAAATAATCCCACAGCTTGCGCGGTGGCAGAAGCGATTCGCCTGGGTCATCGTCTCGAAGATTTGGAAGTCATTTCCATTGGAACAGGTGCAGCAACGCGGGTCATTCCCTGGGAACAAGCGCGCTCTTGGGGGACGCTGCAATGGATTTGGGGAGGGCGCGTGGTTAAAGTGATGACCGATGCACCTTGCGAAGTTTATCACTATATCACGGATTATGTGATTGGAGATAAATCGCGCTATGCTCGTCTACAATTTCCCCTTGATCGCAGGTTAATTCATAAACCTTTGAGCGATGATATGGATGATGCCAGCAATGAGAATATCAACAATTTAGTTGAAGCGGCTGATGCCTATATGAATTTGGTTGAAGTTGTAGAATGCTTGGATATGTGTTTGAGGAAAGCTGAACCTCCTCAGGTTCATGTTCAAGAACGTTATCAACGGTAAGGGTTACTGTTAGATAGGTCTGAGGTTAGGGTTCGGATGAGCTATCACTAGCGCCGGACCCTTTTTGGTTTTCTGAATCTGGGCGATCGCCCGGGAATGCTCCCTTGCCGGGGAAAAATTAGCAATGAAAAAACTCCTGACCTTTTCAACAGGGGTCAAGGAGCGATGGAGCGGTACGAGTCTCGATGCTCGGACCCTTAGAGGAGGTTGAACTCAGCGATCGCCTAGATGGGGCGAATCTTGACTCATGCAGTCCCAAACCTCCATTCCAAGATTCAGCACTTGGCCCTTTAACCGAAGCGCCCGCTCACATACTCCAGGGTCGCTTCTTGTTTGGGATTTTGGAAAATATTTTCAGTTTTATCATACTCCACGAGATATCCAAAGCGCTTACCATCTTCCGTGGCTTGAGCATTGAAAAACGCGGTATAATCGCAAGACCGCGAGGCTTGCTGCATATTGTGGGTCACAATCACAATGGTGTAATTTTCTTTGAGTTCCTGCATCAACTCTTCGACTTTCATCGTTGAGATGGGGTCGAGGGAGGCGCAGGGTTCGTCCATCAGTACGATTTCTGGATTAATGGCGATCGCTCGGGCGATACAGAGCCGTTGCTGTTGACCACCGGATAAAGATAACCCATTGGACTTTAATTTATCTTTCACTTCATCCCATAAAGCAGCGCGACGCAATGAAGTTTCGACTAATTCATCCAGATTCCCTTTAAACCGATTGACTCGCGCTCCATAAGCGATATTGTCATAAATGGATTTGGGGAAAGGATTCGGTTTTTGGAAGACCATCCCAATGCGCCGACGGACCTCTACCGGGTCAATTTTTTTATCGTAGAGGTCTTGATTGTAGTAGGAACATTTTCCTTTAATGTGGAATCCACTAATCAAATCGTTGAGACGGTTAAAACATCGGATTAATGTACTTTTCCCGCATCCTGATGGTCCAATAAATCCGGTAATTTGTTTTTTAGGGATCTCCAGATTCACCCCTTTGAGGGCTAACGTATCTCCGTAATAAACGTTGAGATTTTCCGTTCGCAGAATTGCTTCTGTTTGGGGTTCTGTTTGATGATGATTGGCTGTTTGCCGATCGAAAGACATAAAAATCCACCTTGACTTTTACTAGATATTTCAACTTCAATGCAGTTGTGTTTCCCACTTTTATGCGATCGAGCGCCAACAGCCTAGGGTTGACAAACTACCGAACCCCAACCGCTCACATCCTCTAACCGGAGTTGCAGCAGATCGGAAGTGAAATTTTCAGAAGTCCGTGCGATCGCAACGGTCACAACTGCTCTGTTGATCGGTCTACACTGGAAAAAAATTAAACTTGAACAATCCTACTCTCAAGCAGAGCGCTGTATCTTATCATACAGTTTTCTGAAGTTTTAGATCGTTAAGAACTTTAATTTTTGCCCGTGGCATTGTGAACAGAAAGCATTATCTTTAATAAATGCTTTTCCGCGTGGCCCAGCGAGCCAAAATGCTGGTGAGTAGAACCAACAACACTAAAATCAATGAGGCAGCCCAAGCCAGTTCTTGTTGACTGGCGTAGGGAACCGAGGCAAAGTTATAAACCAACACCGCTAGAGAGGGGGCGGGTTCAAACAAGCCTTGGGGCCAAAAAAAGGTAAAGAGAGCCGTGAAAATTAAGGGAGCGGTTTCTCCAGCAGCGCGAGCGATCGCCAGGGTTAGTCCTGTGATAATAGCAGGTAACGCCGCTGGTAGCACCACCCGCAAGACGGTTTGATGGTTGGAGGCTCCCACTCCCACAGACGCCCATCGCACATCAGGAGGAACGATTTGCAGGGCTTCATCGGTGGTTCGGACGACAATCGGTAACATGAGGACCGAGAGTGCCACCCCACCGGCAAAAGCAGAGAACTGCTTGGTCGCTAATACAATGATACCGTAGGCAAAAATTCCGACAATAATCGAGGGAACCCCACTCAGCACGTTCGTAGCAAAGCGGATCCACCGGGCGACACGAACGGAACTGAACTCAGACAAGTAAACCGCGCCAAACACTCCAATCGGAACGCTAATCGCAGCAGCGATCCCCACCATAATCAGGGTTCCGGCGATCGCATTGGCAATCCCCCCTCCTTCCATCCCCGCTGCAGGTGGCAGTTCTGTAAACAAGTCCAAATTCAGCCGGTTAAACCCTTTAATGGTCACATAAATCATCACCGCGAATAACGGCACGAGGGTGAGCACTAAACAGGCACCGGATAAAACGGTCATCACCCAGACAAACAGCGATCGCGGAGTTTTATAGTTCCGCATTAGCTGCTCCCCATGTGGGTTCTCGTTGTAAAAATCGTCCCTGGGACTGGAAAAAGGCTGTGACATATCAGACTGGGTATTGCACCCCTAAACAACTGCGATGCTTTTGTGATTTGTCATTTGTCATTTGTCCTTTGTGGTTTTTCTTGATTATTCAGCCATCCTAATGACCAACAACCAATGACCAATGACCAACGACTAATGACCAATGACTAAAACTTCTTGACTTTCCGAACAATTAACTCGGCACAAATATTCACCACTAAGGTGAGCAGGAATAACACTAAACCCGCATACATCAAAGCAGAAATTTGCAAACCCGAGGCTTCTGCAAACTGATTCGCCAACAGGGAGGAAATCGTATTTGCCGGAGCCAGTAGGGAGAATTTCATGTCGTTAGAATTCCCAATAATCATGGTAACGGCCATCGTTTCTCCCATCGCACGGCCCAATCCCAACATGATCCCGCCCACAATTCCAGAAAATGCCGCTGGAATTAAAACTCGAATAATCGTTTCCCACCTTGTCGCCCCTAATCCTAGGGATGCCTGCCGCAACTCCGGTGGCAGGGATGCCAACGAGTCCCGAGAGATTGCCGTAATAATCGGCAAAATCATAATCGTTAAAATGATCCCGGCAGGTAACATCCCTGGTCCCACTGGACTGGTGGAAAAAATCGGCAAAAAGCCCAAGGTATTATGCAAAAACAGCCCAATCGGTTGCAAGAAGGGAATGAGGACAAAAATTCCCCATAATCCATACACCACACTCGGAATCGCGGCTAACAATTCCACCATAAACACCAGAACCGTCTGGACTGATTTGGGTAGAAAATCTTCACTCAAAAAGATAGCGGTCCCCACTCCCAGGGGAACTGCAAACAGTAAACCCAGGGCTGACGAGACCAGGGTCCCATAAATCATCGGCCAGACCCCATACTCATCCCGAACCGGATTCCAGGAGCTGGAGGTCACAAAATTGAAGC includes:
- a CDS encoding 3'(2'),5'-bisphosphate nucleotidase, translating into MSYEREKQVAIDAAIAAAKLCQAVRREIPVAMEKIDKSPVTVADYGSQALICKALDAAFPEDAIVGEEDATDLRSNSEQLTKVTHHVQSLVPDATPEQVADWIDRGNGEVGGRFWTLDPIDGTKGFLRQDQYAVAIALIEDNEVKVGVMACPALNLESGEEGTLFVAVRGEGATMQAISGGTWRSLRVVAADDVENMRFVESVEASHGDQSRQTSVAKAVGFTAESVRMDSQAKYGIVASGQAALYMRLPSPKTPDYRENIWDHAAGAIVVEEAGGRVTDMHGNSLPFGMGKKMVNNQGIVVSNGTIHDTVLKALQES
- a CDS encoding zinc metalloprotease HtpX; translated protein: MSETSFPKAGRSGTTGVKLMMTGVGGNLAFASVVTMTLMFGMVFVLCLGVSLILNSENPGMGLVISIVGTLVFNIAAFFLSPWIMDLTQQWLYGTRWIDLTELNRKSPESAEIIRQICADKNLKQPRLGIIDDQNPTAFTYGSLPNSARLVVSEGLFTYLDDDETATVYAHELGHIVHWDFAVMTVASTLVQITYLIYVYASRMGRGGGKAKDIAGQVAMAAYIFYLVGTYLLLYLSRTREYFADRFAAETTGNPNALSRALVKIAYGLVEEGQKATEPSRLVEGTRALGIYDHKAATSTGTTYRISSKPEQIGRVFLWDMFNPWGWWMELNSTHPLTGKRVRALSTYAEQLGLDIEFDMGRIMGEGRTLSKSKLYGTFVGDLFLYMAPMIGLIAGAIAWFVLPIPPGDFALLAYPLLGLGIGLLVKTLVMFPNFDRAPETDILTLMADPYASPLRGKPAKLKGELIGRGDAGYTFGSDLKLQDPSGLLFLRYASRFGPIGNFLFGMKKVKSLIGMQVHTLGWFRRGVAPWMDLIQLETQNETKVNSYHRFWSFLMSGGMIIGGIVLLFIV
- a CDS encoding glutamate-5-semialdehyde dehydrogenase, producing the protein MTSMQIGSENLVTIAQSTAIAARKLGILSTEAKNQAIEAVAQSLQSAASEIVAANAKDCEIAQADGISKPLYNRLKMDRTKLEATIAGVRDVGKLPDPVGEIQLHRELDEGLILKRVSAPLGVVAVIFEARPEAAIQISALAIKSGNGVILKGGKEANHSCAAIVKAIRQGLAQTEVDPDVVQLLTTREETLALLKLDNFVDLIVPRGSNEFVRFVQDNTRIPVLGHAEGICHLYVDASADIEKAVTIAVDSKTQYPAACNAIETLLVHEAVAPEFLPQVAAALQGRQVQLRLDQKSQAILKNTPNLQDWEPATEEDWKTEYTDLILSIKVVDSLEEAIAHINTYGSGHTDAIVTEEQSAANLFLSQVASAGVFHNCSTRFADGFRYGFGAEVGISTQKMPPRGPVGLEGLVTYKYQLVGKGQVVATYSGPEAKSFTHRNLA
- a CDS encoding M28 family peptidase, whose amino-acid sequence is MKVFTKAALIRVAVLSLIVIFGLTLGWNTVINMPGKSYAGDLPPLTEREQALQVELRQSIENIAGEDIGEHNYFYYNQLEAVADWIESEFTAVGYEVKRQTYEVNGQQFHNLEVEKIGTKKPEEIIVIGAHYDSVVGSQGANDNGSGTAAVLAIAREFADKSTARTLRFVGFTNEEPPFFWTENMGSFVYAKRCRDRQENIVGMLSLETMGYYSDQPGSQQYPLGLLNLVYPITGNFITFVSNLPSGNFLREVIGSFRSHTQFPSEGAAMPGATPGAGWSDHWSFWQFDYPALMVTDTAPFRYPFYHTMQDTPDQVNYDRLARVVSGLERVIEELAQGRIAASI
- a CDS encoding DUF4864 domain-containing protein, whose product is MESFQPWLSYVGIGVGVIVGGIVLIWISVSLIIFSKTKGLPQAIGAFFAQIGQGDINGAYQSTSDRFKSKTSKQQFAKFIKTHKLNQYQRTTMSIPTTEEDVHCLDVTVISKTGREVLVQMKLVKQDKVWTVDDLTYQYNSSKKATTAAKK
- a CDS encoding patatin-like phospholipase family protein, translated to MTYRILSIDGGGIRGVLAARMLQRIEERLELPLRDHFDLIAGTSTGSMVGAAIAMGIPCEKIVQLYRKKSKKVFPYRSRWTLKRLPLLLQHGPSAPKFSEAGLIRMLKDLLGEKRLSDINPAKLLITSYDTIGRSPIIFKSWKEKFANVPVWEACLCSASAPTFFPAHRLVIDGEVMSAIDGGLAANNPTACAVAEAIRLGHRLEDLEVISIGTGAATRVIPWEQARSWGTLQWIWGGRVVKVMTDAPCEVYHYITDYVIGDKSRYARLQFPLDRRLIHKPLSDDMDDASNENINNLVEAADAYMNLVEVVECLDMCLRKAEPPQVHVQERYQR
- the pstB gene encoding phosphate ABC transporter ATP-binding protein PstB, which translates into the protein MSFDRQTANHHQTEPQTEAILRTENLNVYYGDTLALKGVNLEIPKKQITGFIGPSGCGKSTLIRCFNRLNDLISGFHIKGKCSYYNQDLYDKKIDPVEVRRRIGMVFQKPNPFPKSIYDNIAYGARVNRFKGNLDELVETSLRRAALWDEVKDKLKSNGLSLSGGQQQRLCIARAIAINPEIVLMDEPCASLDPISTMKVEELMQELKENYTIVIVTHNMQQASRSCDYTAFFNAQATEDGKRFGYLVEYDKTENIFQNPKQEATLEYVSGRFG
- the pstA gene encoding phosphate ABC transporter permease PstA, which gives rise to MRNYKTPRSLFVWVMTVLSGACLVLTLVPLFAVMIYVTIKGFNRLNLDLFTELPPAAGMEGGGIANAIAGTLIMVGIAAAISVPIGVFGAVYLSEFSSVRVARWIRFATNVLSGVPSIIVGIFAYGIIVLATKQFSAFAGGVALSVLMLPIVVRTTDEALQIVPPDVRWASVGVGASNHQTVLRVVLPAALPAIITGLTLAIARAAGETAPLIFTALFTFFWPQGLFEPAPSLAVLVYNFASVPYASQQELAWAASLILVLLVLLTSILARWATRKSIY
- the pstC gene encoding phosphate ABC transporter permease subunit PstC → MSKLAETMDMDEERAIQPRQQQERVMDSGFFWITRIFAFAIAGILVWIAIQVAIEAIPAIQAFGFNFVTSSSWNPVRDEYGVWPMIYGTLVSSALGLLFAVPLGVGTAIFLSEDFLPKSVQTVLVFMVELLAAIPSVVYGLWGIFVLIPFLQPIGLFLHNTLGFLPIFSTSPVGPGMLPAGIILTIMILPIITAISRDSLASLPPELRQASLGLGATRWETIIRVLIPAAFSGIVGGIMLGLGRAMGETMAVTMIIGNSNDMKFSLLAPANTISSLLANQFAEASGLQISALMYAGLVLFLLTLVVNICAELIVRKVKKF